One part of the Dysidea avara chromosome 10, odDysAvar1.4, whole genome shotgun sequence genome encodes these proteins:
- the LOC136236741 gene encoding uncharacterized protein — translation MKVLLLLLLVMTIVNCCVVDKANHKVLLKWKIIKCETQNTVAEFFGVICQQHLEVEVDSLTVEAAYIGRSKEALDSTDLDIDLGEVISTFGSFLKYEVKSKATQVKSTSSSVSAFAIMMAAQREECRGRLPDKLEKDTLTRKEKLYNDVIDLLEKYNLSWKGRDATNSYGVRLVKVLVECLWYLDGRYQIFIKQGYPIPQIFTSFTGYNVPEASKHRKRSLDNMAATTLRDHSTSLLSCLQSTYWKEPMFVSFKKEIELLTESLLGYQDYLESQNKKIRLSHNSCVPIRKISESISIEIIKRKQFIAPCHKSLSVALSQAEAYQHLSVGEFCPSDVQCRYRYMQRLKSGLNVPFVLLTYSPGNNMGNLYFVWNFESSDTIETVFQKSLPVVDTIKSLLPQYHTRAMRKALLSKYGCITSKIQPALLRQFYRDLTGDCSSASNLSEKEIDLRVAHIIDMEPSDPSTVFDLRSLNSSSDRKKYDVFWECCSKYLNESIGTAVDDRRHSDVVHLAQAISIRDLRDEVQKKCPEGTSIPSLEWIRLQFWPKSKRSSSIHYTGVLKIKFMVQKRQWRKEHCDAHYGAAVFRYLRELAIKFCEYTGFVCLDDKHKIKIGEPGYPLAAAERGRRVVVSATKTFEVGDHDFSKVSVIPSVSLLVDVPADISESWYSGRVNVCLKESAFQPSSPLRHMSELHKILTQANFDKPILCIYTDGGPDHRTTYVSVKLSLIALYLKLDLDYLIAARTPPYHSWRNPVERAMSLLNLGLQCVGMMRREGSESFEREMAQCGNMKAIRKAGDKREGFKGDLEDSVEPVKGLLSQIFQRLKLKEKDVNCISPATDTEITEMWEELKSIDPGCGDPQSLKTKSAVTENPILSQFFSHCCRERHYYFEIKKCGKDECHICRPVRLASSVFQNIHHFPDPVPADNDHYKSFSDIYGHNTTEEHRPSLKKRSSKEKTLPFHGKLQHVKNANLMLECEECGMWRLIYAKTKLTKAQSDNLQAALEGMSFSCGAPLQELELPSDLIDTVFVRNLNCHEPIEALYYSAKYEPICVYCAKPQGFTDDKQYPQCSDCKDKPVVTKR, via the coding sequence ATGAAGGTGTTATTGTTATTGCTATTAGTGATGACAATTGTTAACTGTTGCGTAGTGGACAAGGCTAATCACAAAGTGCTGTTAAAGTGGAAAATCATAAAATGTGAGACACAAAACACAGTTGCAGAGTTTTTTGGAGTGATCTGTCAGCAACATTTAGAAGTGGAGGTTGACTCATTGACTGTGGAAGCTGCCTATATAGGTAGGAGTAAGGAAGCACTGGATTCAACAGATTTAGACATTGATTTAGGTGAGGTTATAAGTACTTTTGGTTCCTTTTTAAAATATGAAGTTAAATCAAAGGCTACACAAGTAAAAAGCACCAGTAGTAGCGTTTCAGCATTTGCCATTATGATGGCTGCTCAGAGAGAAGAATGTCGTGGTAGATTACCCGATAAACTAGAGAAAGATACACTTACAAGAAAAGAAAAGTTGTATAATGATGTAATTGATTTGCTGGAAAAATATAACCTTTCATGGAAAGGCAGAGATGCCACAAATAGCTATGGGGTGCGTCTAGTTAAAGTACTTGTTGAGTGTTTGTGGTACCTTGATGGTCGTTACCAAATCTTCATAAAGCAAGGTTATCCAATACCACAAATCTTTACCAGCTTTACTGGCTACAATGTTCCAGAAGCATCTAAGCATCGAAAACGTAGCCTTGATAATATGGCTGCTACCACACTCCGTGATCACTCAACATCACTGCTGTCATGTTTGCAAAGTACCTACTGGAAAGAACCAATGTTTGTAAGTTTCAAAAAAGAAATTGAGTTGTTGACAGAAAGTTTGTTAGGCTATCAAGACTACCTAGAAtcacaaaataaaaaaataaggCTTTCGCACAATTCATGTGTCCCTATTCGAAAAATTTCAGAGTCTATAAGTATTGAAATCATTAAAAGGAAACAATTTATAGCTCCATGCCACAAAAGCTTGAGCGTGGCTCTATCACAAGCTGAAGCATATCAACATTTGTCTGTAGGAGAATTTTGTCCTAGTGATGTTCAGTGCCGTTACAGGTACATGCAAAGGTTAAAATCAGGTTTAAATGTTCCCTTTGTCCTTTTGACCTACTCTCCTGGAAACAACATGGGAAATTTATATTTTGTGTGGAATTTTGAAAGCAGTGACACCATAGAAACTGTTTTTCAGAAGAGTTTACCTGTTGTTGATACAATTAAATCATTATTGCCACAATATCATACAAGAGCGATGCGTAAAGCACTCCTGTCAAAGTATGGCTGCATTACAAGTAAAATTCAACCTGCACTCTTAAGGCAGTTTTATAGAGATTTAACTGGGGATTGTTCATCGGCTTCTAATCTTTCTGAAAAGGAAATTGATCTTCGTGTGGCTCACATCATTGATATGGAGCCAAGTGATCCAAGCACAGTTTTTGATCTTCGTTCCTTAAATTCTTCAAGTGATCGCAAAAAATATGACGTTTTTTGGGAATGTTGTTCAAAGTATTTAAATGAATCCATCGGTACTGCTGTTGATGACAGACGTCATTCTGATGTGGTGCATCTGGCACAAGCTATATCTATTCGTGACCTCCGTGATGAAGTACAAAAGAAATGTCCTGAAGGTACTTCTATACCGTCGTTGGAATGGATCAGACTACAATTTTGGCCAAAGTCAAAAAGGTCAAGTAGTATTCATTATACTGGAGTTCTGAAAATCAAATTTATGGTACAAAAACGCCAATGGCGCAAAGAACATTGTGATGCTCATTATGGAGCAGCTGTATTTAGGTATTTACGTGAACTAGCCATCAAATTCTGTGAATACACTGGTTTTGTTTGCTTAGATGATAAGCACAAAATTAAAATTGGCGAGCCTGGGTATCCATTAGCTGCAGCTGAACGTGGTCGCCGTGTTGTGGTATCTGCTACGAAGACATTTGAGGTTGGGGACCATGACTTTTCAAAAGTGTCTGTAATCCCTTCAGTATCATTGTTGGTAGACGTTCCAGCTGATATCTCTGAGTCTTGGTATTCTGGTCGAGTAAATGTTTGTTTAAAGGAGAGTGCATTTCAACCCTCATCTCCACTTAGACATATGTCTGAGTTGCATAAAATTCTTACTCAAGCTAATTTTGACAAACCCATATTATGTATCTACACAGATGGTGGCCCAGATCACCGAACCACATATGTTTCAGTTAAGCTTTCTCTAATTGCCCTTTATCTTAAGTTGGATTTAGATTATTTAATTGCTGCCAGGACACCGCCTTACCATAGTTGGCGAAACCCAGTAGAAAGAGCCATGTCACTTCTAAATTTGGGATTGCAATGTGTTGGCATGATGAGAAGAGAAGGCAGTGAATCATTTGAAAGAGAAATGGCACAATGTGGCAATATGAAAGCTATAAGAAAGGCAGGAGACAAAAGAGAGGGATTCAAGGGTGATCTAGAGGACTCTGTAGAGCCAGTTAAGGGTTTACTATCTCAAATATTTCAGAGACTAAAGTTGAAGGAAAAAGATGTAAATTGTATTTCTCCTGCTACGGACACTGAAATCACAGAAATGTGGGAAGAATTGAAATCTATTGATCCTGGATGTGGTGATCCACAGTCACTGAAGACAAAGTCAGCAGTAACAGAAAACCCAATACTAAGCCAATTTTTCTCCCACTGCTGTCGAGAGCGACATTACTATTTTGAAATTAAGAAATGTGGCAAGGACGAATGCCATATTTGTAGGCCTGTCAGATTAGCCTCATCTGTGTTTCAAAATATCCACCACTTTCCTGACCCAGTTCCAGCAGATAATGATCATTATAAATCTTTTAGTGACATTTATGGACATAACACTACAGAAGAACATCGACCATCTTTAAAGAAACGGTCGTCCAAAGAGAAGACTCTGCCATTTCATGGAAAGCTTCAGCATGTTAAAAATGCAAATCTAATGCTTGAATGTGAAGAGTGTGGTATGTGGCGGCTAATTTATGCCAAAACAAAGCTTACCAAAGCACAGAGTGATAATTTGCAAGCAGCCCTTGAAGGAATGTCATTTTCCTGTGGAGCTCCGCTTCAAGAACTAGAGTTACCATCTGACTTGATTGACACTGTGTTTGTACGTAATCTGAACTGTCATGAACCTATTGAAGCCCTGTACTATAGTGCTAAATACGAGCCCATATGTGTATACTGTGCAAAGCCACAGGGTTTCACTGATGATAAGCAGTACCCCCAATGCAGTGACTGTAAGGATAAGCCTGTTGTtactaaaaggtaa